The Halalkalibacter krulwichiae genome has a segment encoding these proteins:
- a CDS encoding helix-turn-helix domain-containing protein codes for MSSNKADLMLHPVRMRIIQALMTYEEMNVQQLLEKLPDIPQATMYRHLKQLLDNELIEVTATNKVRGTIEKTYAVRKDKITLSESDLQNTSTEEHIRYFMAYQANLLNEFERYVTKHTPDKYKSDGMGYWQTTVNLTEQEMTQLGKELSEVIQKYARNKPTAERNPRTFATVFIPQK; via the coding sequence ATGAGTTCTAATAAAGCAGATTTGATGCTTCACCCGGTTCGAATGAGGATCATCCAAGCGTTAATGACATATGAAGAAATGAACGTACAACAATTGCTTGAAAAGCTACCAGATATTCCACAGGCGACCATGTACCGACATTTAAAACAACTGCTAGATAATGAATTAATTGAAGTGACTGCAACAAATAAAGTAAGAGGAACAATAGAAAAGACCTATGCTGTGAGAAAGGATAAGATTACTCTTTCTGAAAGTGATCTGCAAAATACATCGACAGAAGAGCATATTCGTTATTTCATGGCTTATCAGGCAAACTTATTAAATGAATTTGAGCGATACGTAACTAAACACACACCTGATAAGTATAAAAGCGACGGAATGGGATATTGGCAGACAACAGTAAATCTAACAGAACAAGAAATGACACAGTTAGGTAAGGAACTGTCAGAAGTTATTCAAAAATACGCCCGAAATAAGCCAACAGCTGAACGGAATCCACGTACATTTGCAACTGTTTTTATCCCACAAAAATAG
- a CDS encoding alpha/beta hydrolase produces the protein MSEKSVQFGSKINIYGTLTIPTMTEKKLPAVLIVPGSGPLNRDGNGKRKGQKLNLYNQLAHFLTEKGFVSLRYDKRGTGQSEESFIETGFWDLVEDAREAVDFLKQDQNVDPKKIFVLGHSEGCMLAAEISKENDLAGLMLVAGAAQSLAEALVYQREQSIQELKKLKGIKGKLLSLFNVAKKAEKQGQTFDQKVLNSKKDVIRFQGVKINAKWFREHFQTNVYQSLAEVDCPIFAVTGSKDLQATPERVYEIVKHTNVETEARIIEGMNHMLREQNEDYGILELKKAYKNVGEKPISKELLESLESWLMKHV, from the coding sequence TTGAGTGAAAAAAGCGTACAATTTGGTTCGAAAATAAATATTTATGGTACATTAACGATTCCAACCATGACAGAAAAGAAACTGCCTGCCGTCCTCATAGTCCCGGGTTCAGGACCTTTAAATCGGGACGGAAATGGAAAGAGGAAAGGACAGAAATTAAATCTCTATAATCAACTGGCTCACTTTTTAACGGAAAAAGGATTTGTTTCGTTGCGGTACGATAAAAGAGGAACTGGTCAAAGCGAGGAATCGTTTATTGAAACTGGATTCTGGGATTTGGTAGAGGACGCAAGAGAAGCGGTCGACTTTTTAAAGCAAGATCAGAATGTTGATCCTAAGAAAATTTTTGTTTTAGGTCATAGTGAAGGATGTATGTTAGCCGCTGAGATTTCCAAAGAGAATGATTTAGCTGGGTTGATGTTGGTTGCTGGTGCAGCGCAATCATTAGCAGAAGCTCTCGTTTACCAGCGCGAACAAAGCATCCAAGAACTGAAGAAATTAAAAGGAATAAAGGGAAAATTACTTTCTCTTTTTAACGTTGCAAAGAAGGCGGAGAAACAGGGTCAAACGTTTGATCAGAAAGTGTTGAACTCAAAAAAAGATGTCATTCGTTTCCAAGGTGTTAAAATTAATGCCAAGTGGTTTCGAGAACATTTTCAAACCAATGTCTACCAAAGTTTAGCTGAAGTAGATTGTCCTATCTTTGCTGTAACAGGTTCAAAAGATTTACAGGCAACACCGGAGAGAGTTTACGAAATCGTGAAACATACAAATGTTGAAACAGAAGCACGAATTATTGAAGGCATGAATCATATGCTTCGAGAACAAAATGAAGATTACGGCATCCTTGAACTTAAGAAGGCATATAAGAATGTCGGAGAAAAGCCTATCTCAAAAGAATTACTAGAATCGCTAGAAAGCTGGTTAATGAAGCATGTCTGA
- a CDS encoding YbjQ family protein, whose translation MMIVTTDQVAGYEIVEVKGYVKGSTIQTKHIGRDITAGLKGIVGGEIKGYNEMMTEARKLAMHRMVQEAEEKGANAIIGMRMQTSTVMSAAAEIITYGTAVVLEKIN comes from the coding sequence ATGATGATTGTGACTACTGATCAGGTGGCAGGGTATGAGATAGTCGAAGTAAAAGGGTATGTAAAAGGAAGCACCATCCAAACAAAGCACATAGGACGTGATATTACGGCTGGTCTAAAAGGAATTGTTGGTGGTGAGATTAAAGGCTACAACGAGATGATGACAGAGGCGCGTAAGCTAGCTATGCATCGCATGGTTCAAGAAGCTGAAGAAAAAGGGGCTAATGCAATTATTGGGATGAGAATGCAAACATCCACAGTGATGAGTGCAGCAGCCGAAATTATTACGTACGGAACGGCAGTTGTGCTTGAGAAAATCAATTAG
- a CDS encoding PucR family transcriptional regulator: protein MDTKKFDRVFDSLEDFVDTVSETLNCPVTLEDANHQLLAYSSHDDTTDAARISTIIGRRVPEKVVNRFWKEGVIPTLNQSDEPLDIEDISDIGLRNRVAVSIRKNQEVLGYIWVIEVDTKLTTKDKQLLKLAASKAKNLLLQLNMQKKRREKNHQELLWQIITGDTNTHEATAKLLEKAGITAKSLSIMIFHFNEISDSLYRNILYIIKTTSKVTMLIHTIDDNRIICLVNPNHEHSKQADLIYFMETLQVQMKERFNIDTMHIGSGYLYEDYAKLTDSFQEAQKVVELKHRNGAMIKNAYFYHELGVFRHLDLLLQQERNLPINPAITKIQLYDKQHASSLYETLEVVLDKDANMNEAAKELHIHVNTLSYRLKRIQEITNIQLKDPIQRIGLYLDMKLYRLSQGPRK, encoded by the coding sequence ATGGATACAAAAAAGTTTGATCGTGTCTTTGATTCTCTCGAAGATTTCGTCGACACAGTTAGTGAGACTCTTAATTGTCCTGTTACACTTGAAGATGCAAATCACCAATTACTAGCCTATAGCTCCCACGATGATACAACCGATGCAGCAAGAATTTCGACTATTATTGGTCGCCGGGTTCCTGAAAAAGTTGTTAACCGTTTTTGGAAGGAAGGAGTTATTCCTACCTTAAATCAGAGCGATGAACCCCTTGATATTGAGGATATATCAGATATTGGGCTTCGAAACCGCGTCGCTGTTTCAATTCGAAAAAACCAAGAAGTGTTAGGATATATTTGGGTCATAGAAGTTGATACAAAGCTGACAACAAAAGATAAACAATTACTAAAACTTGCCGCAAGTAAAGCAAAGAATCTTCTGCTTCAATTAAATATGCAAAAAAAGCGCCGTGAAAAAAACCATCAAGAGTTACTATGGCAAATTATCACAGGCGATACAAATACACATGAAGCAACGGCTAAGCTCCTCGAAAAAGCGGGTATTACCGCTAAGTCTTTATCAATAATGATCTTTCACTTTAATGAGATCTCTGATTCCCTTTATCGTAATATCTTATATATTATTAAGACTACTAGTAAAGTTACAATGCTCATCCATACGATCGATGACAACCGTATAATATGTCTTGTGAACCCCAACCATGAACATTCAAAACAAGCAGACTTGATTTACTTCATGGAAACATTACAAGTCCAAATGAAAGAGCGTTTTAACATTGATACAATGCATATTGGATCTGGGTATTTATACGAAGACTATGCTAAGCTTACTGATAGCTTTCAAGAGGCTCAAAAGGTAGTCGAACTCAAACACCGTAACGGTGCTATGATAAAAAATGCTTATTTCTATCATGAGTTAGGGGTCTTTCGTCATCTAGATTTATTATTGCAACAAGAAAGAAATCTACCAATAAATCCAGCTATTACGAAAATACAACTCTATGATAAACAACATGCCTCTTCATTATATGAAACTCTCGAAGTTGTCCTTGACAAAGATGCCAATATGAATGAAGCTGCGAAGGAACTTCATATTCATGTAAACACATTGAGTTACCGTTTAAAACGAATTCAAGAAATTACAAATATCCAATTAAAAGACCCTATTCAACGGATTGGCCTTTATTTAGATATGAAGCTATATCGCCTTAGCCAAGGACCAAGGAAATAA
- the pcrA gene encoding DNA helicase PcrA translates to MQAKIIEKMLSGLNPEQRKAVQHTDGPLLLMAGAGSGKTRVLTHRIAYLLREKEVAPWSVLAITFTNKAAREMKDRVAKLVGPVAEDIWISTFHSMCVRILRRDIDRIGYNRNFTILDSGDQLSVIKQILKNKNIDPKKFEPRSILGSISSAKNELKKPDAFQSSATGPFDQTVAEVYVEYQKQLKKNHALDFDDLIMKTIELFKLVPDVLEFYQRKFQYILVDEYQDTNRAQYMLVKMLAERFKNICVVGDSDQSIYRWRGADISNILSFEKDYPSATVILLEQNYRSTKTILQAANRVIENNANRRAKNLWTENDTGAKIGYYAADTEQSEAQFVVEQIREAIKEDQFSYSDIAILYRTNAQSRVIEEYFVKSNIEYNIVGGTKFYDRKEIKDVLAYLRLIANPDDDISLQRIINVPKRGIGATTVDKIGAYAIEQGISIFSALQEIEQIGLPARTAAKLQDFSKQLTHWVDMQDYLSVTELVEELLERTGYRDMLKNEKSLEAISRLENIDEFLTVTNEFEKKNDDKSLIAFLTDLALVADIDQLDEEDQGKPKDAITLMTLHSAKGLEFPLVFLIGLEEGIFPHNRSLFEEEEMEEERRLAYVGITRAEKQLYVTNARLRTMFGRTNTNPPSRFITEIPDDCLESLNETTQKQTPDWMKTSRNAAPVKPSRNIERPRVTQTGGDKIAWSVGDKAAHKKWGVGTVVSLRGEGESVELDIAFPNPVGVKRLFAKFAPITKQ, encoded by the coding sequence ATGCAAGCGAAGATTATTGAAAAGATGCTCTCTGGATTGAATCCAGAGCAAAGAAAAGCAGTCCAACATACAGATGGACCTCTGTTATTGATGGCTGGTGCCGGTAGTGGAAAGACGAGAGTGTTGACACATCGAATTGCCTACTTGTTACGAGAGAAAGAAGTAGCGCCATGGAGTGTCCTTGCGATTACGTTTACAAATAAGGCGGCACGGGAAATGAAAGATCGTGTTGCTAAGCTCGTTGGTCCTGTTGCAGAAGATATTTGGATTTCGACTTTCCACTCAATGTGTGTGCGAATTCTAAGACGAGATATAGATCGCATTGGGTATAATCGAAATTTTACAATTCTAGATTCAGGAGATCAATTATCAGTTATAAAACAAATTCTAAAAAATAAAAACATTGATCCAAAGAAGTTTGAACCGCGAAGCATCCTTGGATCAATTAGTAGTGCGAAAAATGAGCTGAAAAAGCCAGATGCATTTCAGAGTTCCGCGACAGGTCCTTTTGATCAAACGGTTGCTGAAGTGTACGTTGAATATCAAAAGCAACTAAAGAAGAACCATGCCCTTGACTTTGATGATTTAATCATGAAAACAATCGAGCTTTTTAAGTTGGTTCCGGATGTTCTAGAGTTTTATCAAAGAAAATTTCAATATATATTAGTTGATGAATATCAAGATACAAACCGTGCTCAATACATGCTTGTAAAAATGTTAGCGGAACGGTTTAAAAACATTTGCGTAGTCGGAGACTCAGACCAATCAATTTACCGTTGGCGTGGTGCTGATATTTCAAATATTTTATCGTTTGAAAAAGATTATCCAAGTGCGACAGTGATCCTGCTTGAGCAGAACTATCGTTCAACAAAAACGATATTACAAGCAGCAAATCGTGTGATTGAAAACAATGCAAACCGACGAGCGAAAAATCTTTGGACAGAAAATGACACAGGTGCAAAAATTGGTTATTACGCTGCTGATACGGAACAGTCAGAGGCTCAATTCGTTGTTGAGCAAATTAGGGAAGCTATTAAAGAAGATCAGTTTTCATACTCTGATATTGCCATTTTATATCGAACAAATGCTCAGTCTCGTGTAATAGAGGAATATTTTGTTAAGTCTAATATAGAATACAATATCGTTGGAGGAACAAAGTTCTATGATCGTAAAGAGATTAAAGACGTCCTTGCTTATTTACGTTTAATTGCTAATCCTGATGATGATATTAGTTTGCAACGAATTATTAATGTACCTAAGCGTGGAATTGGAGCAACAACTGTAGATAAGATTGGTGCATATGCAATTGAGCAAGGAATCTCTATTTTTTCTGCCCTTCAAGAAATTGAGCAAATTGGCTTGCCAGCTAGAACCGCAGCAAAGTTACAAGATTTTTCGAAACAGCTAACGCACTGGGTTGATATGCAAGATTACTTATCGGTAACAGAATTAGTAGAAGAGCTGCTAGAACGGACAGGCTATCGTGATATGCTAAAAAATGAAAAGTCACTAGAAGCGATAAGCCGCTTAGAAAACATTGACGAGTTTCTTACGGTAACAAATGAGTTTGAAAAGAAAAACGATGATAAATCATTGATCGCTTTTTTAACTGACCTAGCTCTAGTCGCAGATATCGATCAGCTTGATGAAGAGGATCAGGGCAAACCGAAAGATGCAATAACACTTATGACTCTTCACTCCGCAAAAGGGCTTGAGTTTCCACTTGTGTTTTTAATTGGACTTGAAGAAGGAATCTTCCCTCATAATCGTTCATTATTTGAGGAAGAGGAAATGGAAGAAGAGCGCCGTCTAGCTTACGTAGGGATCACGCGAGCTGAAAAGCAATTATATGTGACAAATGCAAGGCTGAGGACAATGTTTGGACGAACAAACACGAATCCACCTTCAAGATTCATTACAGAAATTCCAGATGACTGTCTAGAATCGTTAAATGAGACAACACAAAAACAAACACCAGATTGGATGAAGACATCTCGAAATGCTGCTCCTGTTAAGCCGAGCCGTAATATCGAGCGACCAAGAGTGACACAAACTGGTGGAGATAAGATTGCTTGGAGTGTTGGTGATAAAGCAGCTCATAAAAAGTGGGGAGTTGGGACTGTTGTCAGCTTAAGAGGCGAGGGCGAGTCAGTAGAATTAGATATTGCTTTCCCGAATCCTGTAGGTGTGAAACGTCTTTTTGCTAAATTTGCTCCAATAACAAAACAATAA
- a CDS encoding ribonucleoside-diphosphate reductase subunit alpha: MSSETLIEQIKEFERVLPQIDFKAYKEKVEQIFATKKSMSEEQLTNVLILSCIERISMEEPDWTYVAANIYLNQLYKKAACSRGYNSSSRYGSFLKLIEELTERGIYSEKILQEYSKEELIEMETLIVPERDSNFTYIGILTLADRYLAKSHSGDIYELPQERFLLIAATLMMNESKDKRMNLIKEAYWALSHLYMTVATPTLANAGKSYGQLSSCFIDTVDDSLRGIYDSNTDIATLSKSGGGIGVYLGKLRSRGSDIKGFKGISSGVIPWMKQLNNTAVSVDQLGQRQGAISVYLDVWHRDIYSFLAVKLNNGDERQRTHDLFTGVSIPDLFMEKVEARESWYLFDPHSVRKVLGFSLEDYYDEEKGKGSFREKYERCIEAATNGLLGEQGKVWDVVPAIDILKEIMKSQLETGTPYMFYRDTVNRGNANGHQGMIYCSNLCTEITQNMKATTVIEEKTVDGKIIVIKEPGDFVVCNLSSINLAKAVTEDVLERLVPIQVRMLDNVIDLNTIPVPQAQITNEKYRAIGLGTFGWHHLLALKGIKWESKEAVTFADQLYEEIAFLTIEASNELAKEKGAYPLFEHSDWATGNYFDSRQYTSEKWNALKNKVKENGIRNGYLMAVAPNSTTAIIAGTTASIDPIFKKEYSEEKKNYKVPVTAPDLSAETTWYYKSAYEIDQVWSIKQNAARQRHIDQSISFNLYVKNTIKAKELLNIHLEAWRSNLKTTYYTRSTSMVEIEECESCSS; this comes from the coding sequence ATGTCTAGTGAAACATTGATAGAACAGATTAAAGAATTTGAAAGGGTATTGCCACAGATTGATTTTAAAGCATATAAGGAAAAGGTTGAGCAAATTTTTGCAACGAAAAAGAGTATGTCAGAGGAGCAACTAACGAATGTACTAATTTTATCTTGTATTGAAAGGATTTCGATGGAAGAGCCAGATTGGACCTATGTAGCAGCAAACATTTATCTGAATCAGCTTTATAAGAAGGCTGCTTGTTCAAGAGGGTATAATTCAAGTAGTCGTTATGGTTCCTTTTTGAAATTAATAGAAGAACTAACAGAGAGAGGAATTTACTCTGAAAAAATTTTACAGGAGTATTCTAAAGAAGAATTAATAGAGATGGAAACGTTGATTGTTCCAGAGCGCGATTCGAACTTTACATACATTGGTATTCTTACATTAGCCGATCGATATTTAGCTAAATCTCATAGTGGAGATATATATGAGCTTCCTCAAGAGAGATTTTTACTTATCGCTGCGACGTTAATGATGAACGAGTCAAAGGATAAGAGAATGAACCTCATTAAAGAAGCATACTGGGCTCTATCTCACTTATATATGACGGTGGCAACTCCGACATTAGCAAATGCAGGAAAAAGTTATGGGCAATTGTCTAGCTGTTTTATCGATACTGTCGATGATAGTTTAAGAGGGATTTATGATTCGAATACTGATATAGCAACTTTGAGTAAAAGTGGAGGAGGGATCGGTGTCTATTTAGGTAAATTGCGTAGTCGAGGTAGTGACATTAAAGGGTTTAAAGGAATATCCTCTGGTGTTATTCCGTGGATGAAGCAATTAAATAATACCGCTGTAAGTGTTGATCAGTTAGGACAAAGGCAGGGAGCGATAAGTGTTTATTTAGACGTTTGGCATCGTGATATTTATAGCTTTTTAGCAGTGAAATTAAATAACGGTGATGAAAGGCAACGTACGCATGATTTATTCACAGGAGTAAGTATTCCTGATTTATTTATGGAAAAGGTTGAAGCTCGAGAATCGTGGTATTTGTTTGATCCTCATTCGGTCCGTAAAGTGTTAGGGTTTAGTTTAGAAGATTATTATGATGAAGAAAAAGGGAAGGGAAGTTTCCGCGAGAAGTACGAGCGATGTATAGAAGCTGCTACTAATGGTTTATTAGGGGAGCAAGGGAAAGTTTGGGACGTTGTACCAGCAATTGATATTTTAAAAGAAATTATGAAAAGCCAGCTTGAAACAGGAACTCCGTATATGTTTTATCGGGATACGGTCAATAGAGGTAATGCCAACGGTCATCAAGGAATGATCTATTGTAGTAACCTGTGTACCGAAATTACACAAAATATGAAGGCAACAACCGTTATTGAAGAAAAGACTGTGGACGGCAAGATAATTGTTATAAAAGAGCCAGGAGATTTCGTTGTGTGTAACTTGTCGTCAATTAATCTAGCAAAAGCTGTAACGGAAGATGTATTGGAAAGGCTTGTACCGATTCAAGTTAGAATGCTAGATAATGTGATAGACCTAAATACGATCCCTGTCCCTCAAGCGCAAATAACGAATGAGAAATATAGAGCTATTGGTTTAGGAACTTTTGGATGGCACCATTTGCTTGCTCTAAAAGGAATTAAATGGGAATCAAAGGAAGCGGTAACGTTTGCAGATCAATTATATGAAGAGATTGCTTTCCTAACAATTGAGGCAAGTAATGAGTTAGCAAAAGAAAAAGGAGCTTACCCTCTCTTTGAACATTCAGATTGGGCAACAGGCAATTATTTTGATTCACGTCAATATACGAGCGAAAAGTGGAACGCCCTTAAGAATAAGGTTAAAGAAAACGGAATTCGAAATGGCTATTTGATGGCTGTCGCTCCGAATTCTACAACAGCAATTATTGCTGGGACGACTGCGTCTATAGATCCTATCTTTAAAAAAGAATACTCAGAGGAAAAGAAAAACTACAAAGTTCCCGTTACGGCGCCTGACCTTTCAGCTGAGACGACATGGTATTACAAATCAGCTTATGAAATTGATCAAGTGTGGAGCATAAAGCAAAATGCAGCACGCCAACGTCATATCGATCAGTCAATTTCTTTTAATCTTTATGTCAAAAATACGATTAAAGCGAAAGAGTTATTAAATATTCACCTAGAAGCGTGGAGATCAAATTTAAAAACGACTTATTATACACGATCAACATCTATGGTTGAAATTGAAGAGTGCGAAAGTTGCTCTTCCTAG
- the ligA gene encoding NAD-dependent DNA ligase LigA, translating to MESQQAEKRIEELRGLLEEYGHHYYVLDNPIVSDAEYDALMQELIKLEEEHPQFVSDDSPSVRVGGEPLPFFEKVEHRSPMLSLGNAFSADDLRDFDRRVKQLSSGEVTYSVELKIDGLAVSLVYEDGKFVRGATRGDGTVGEDITANLKTIPAIPLRLKEAVNIEVRGEAFMPKGSFEKLNEQKEQAGEEKFANPRNAAAGSLRQLDPKLAAKRNLSIFVYAIGYLENKEIPSHHEAIAYLHKLGFRINQESKHCSDIEEVIAYTEDWVEKRASLPYEIDGIVIKVDRLDQQKEMGFTAKSPRWAIAYKFPAEEVVTKLENIELNIGRTGVVTPTAILTPVVVAGTTVKRASLHNEDLIREKDLKLGDSVVIKKAGDIIPEVVNVLTERRDGSERDFTMPSHCPACESELVRLEGEVALRCINPQCPAQIREGLIHFVSRNAMNIDGLGEKVISQLFDHDLVRDVADIYKLEREELLKLERMGEKSVDKLLAAIEKTKSNSLERLLFGLGIRFVGAKAAKTLALEFESIEKIKSATEEELVAVNEIGEKMASSIKRYFETPEVVDLIEELKSLGVNVLYKGPKAPAASEVQDSEFADKTVVLTGKLHQLTRQEAKEKIESLGGKVTGSVSKKTDLVIAGEDAGSKRTKAEELNIEIWDEVKLIDVLSNL from the coding sequence ATGGAGTCACAACAAGCCGAGAAAAGAATAGAAGAGCTCAGGGGTCTATTGGAAGAATACGGACATCATTATTATGTGCTCGATAATCCAATCGTTTCAGACGCTGAGTATGATGCGCTTATGCAAGAACTTATTAAATTAGAAGAAGAGCATCCGCAGTTTGTAAGTGACGATTCTCCCTCTGTTCGTGTAGGAGGAGAACCTCTGCCTTTTTTTGAAAAAGTCGAACACCGTTCTCCGATGTTAAGTTTAGGGAATGCTTTTTCGGCAGATGACTTACGAGATTTTGACCGTCGAGTAAAACAACTCTCTTCTGGTGAAGTAACGTACAGTGTCGAATTAAAAATTGATGGATTAGCGGTGTCGCTCGTATATGAAGATGGAAAGTTTGTAAGAGGAGCTACTCGAGGAGATGGCACTGTTGGAGAAGATATTACAGCTAATTTAAAGACCATTCCTGCTATCCCTCTTCGCTTAAAAGAAGCGGTCAACATAGAGGTGCGCGGAGAAGCATTCATGCCAAAAGGGTCGTTTGAAAAATTAAATGAACAAAAGGAGCAAGCTGGAGAAGAGAAATTCGCCAATCCTCGAAACGCTGCTGCTGGTTCACTCAGGCAATTAGACCCTAAGCTTGCTGCAAAGCGAAACTTGTCAATCTTCGTTTATGCGATTGGCTATCTTGAGAACAAGGAAATCCCATCTCATCATGAAGCGATTGCTTATTTACATAAGCTTGGTTTCCGGATTAATCAGGAAAGTAAGCACTGTTCTGATATTGAAGAAGTGATTGCCTACACAGAAGATTGGGTAGAAAAAAGAGCGTCTTTGCCTTATGAAATAGATGGTATCGTGATTAAAGTCGACAGGCTTGATCAACAAAAGGAAATGGGATTTACAGCGAAAAGCCCCCGTTGGGCCATTGCATATAAATTCCCTGCAGAAGAAGTTGTAACAAAATTAGAAAATATTGAGCTTAATATTGGTCGGACTGGGGTGGTTACACCAACGGCGATTTTAACTCCAGTAGTAGTTGCTGGTACAACCGTAAAACGAGCTTCTCTACACAATGAAGATTTAATTCGTGAAAAAGATCTGAAGCTTGGGGACTCTGTTGTCATCAAAAAAGCTGGTGATATTATCCCTGAGGTTGTGAATGTCTTAACCGAGCGCCGAGATGGGTCAGAGCGTGACTTCACGATGCCTTCACATTGTCCAGCTTGTGAAAGCGAGCTTGTGCGATTGGAGGGAGAAGTAGCGTTACGATGTATTAATCCTCAGTGTCCGGCGCAAATAAGAGAAGGGCTTATACACTTTGTTTCTCGAAATGCAATGAATATTGATGGACTTGGAGAAAAGGTAATTAGTCAGCTGTTTGATCATGACCTTGTCCGAGATGTTGCTGACATTTATAAGCTTGAACGGGAAGAGTTGCTGAAGCTAGAGCGAATGGGAGAGAAATCAGTTGATAAATTATTAGCTGCAATTGAAAAGACCAAAAGTAACTCTCTTGAAAGACTGTTATTTGGTCTAGGAATTCGCTTTGTTGGAGCAAAGGCTGCGAAAACCTTAGCGCTGGAATTTGAATCAATTGAAAAGATTAAGAGTGCGACAGAAGAAGAGTTAGTAGCTGTTAATGAAATTGGTGAAAAAATGGCTTCTTCCATTAAGCGTTATTTCGAGACACCTGAAGTAGTAGATCTAATTGAAGAACTTAAAAGCCTAGGGGTAAATGTACTTTATAAAGGGCCGAAAGCTCCAGCTGCAAGTGAGGTTCAAGACAGTGAGTTTGCGGATAAAACCGTTGTCCTAACAGGAAAACTTCATCAGTTAACGCGACAGGAAGCGAAGGAGAAAATTGAATCGCTCGGTGGGAAAGTGACAGGAAGTGTTAGTAAGAAAACAGATCTTGTCATTGCTGGTGAAGATGCGGGTTCTAAGCGAACGAAAGCAGAAGAGTTAAACATTGAGATTTGGGATGAAGTGAAACTGATCGATGTATTAAGTAACTTGTAA
- a CDS encoding ribonucleotide-diphosphate reductase subunit beta: MNTLQFRKLYDPTAPNASTGIINGESSNILNWDDVRFNWAYPMYKNMLANFWTPFEINMSNDIKQWMQLSEDECYAFKKIIGLLAFLDSVQTDYSGKVSQYLTDSSLSALMQVLSFQEVVHNQSYSYVLSSLVPKHEQDEIFEYWKHDPILRERNDFIAEGYQRFVDNPTPKTFMESIVFDVILEGLNFYSGFAFFYNLARNQKMVSTSTMINYINRDEQLHVNLFAHIFKELLKENPELDTSETIQFVQGAFRTAAELEIKWGRAIIGDKLEGIHMNELESYIKFIANKRVNQLGIERPFEGYRHNPMKWIKAYEDVDSGKSDFFEQKSRQYVKVSDVNGFDEL, translated from the coding sequence ATGAACACATTACAATTTCGTAAACTATATGATCCAACAGCTCCGAATGCCTCAACGGGAATTATTAATGGAGAAAGTTCTAATATACTCAATTGGGATGATGTAAGGTTCAATTGGGCATATCCGATGTATAAGAATATGTTAGCTAACTTTTGGACTCCATTTGAGATTAATATGTCGAATGATATTAAACAATGGATGCAGCTCTCCGAAGACGAGTGCTATGCCTTTAAAAAAATTATTGGTTTACTGGCATTTCTTGATAGTGTCCAAACAGATTATTCAGGGAAAGTTTCTCAATACTTAACAGACTCAAGCCTTAGTGCTCTAATGCAAGTGCTATCCTTTCAAGAAGTTGTTCACAATCAATCCTACTCATATGTGCTATCAAGTCTTGTTCCAAAGCATGAACAAGATGAGATATTTGAATACTGGAAGCATGACCCTATTTTACGTGAACGAAATGATTTTATTGCAGAAGGGTATCAGAGGTTTGTCGATAACCCGACACCCAAAACGTTTATGGAGTCTATTGTCTTTGATGTGATTCTAGAAGGGCTAAACTTCTATTCGGGATTTGCCTTCTTTTATAATTTGGCACGAAATCAAAAAATGGTTTCAACAAGCACAATGATTAATTACATTAACCGAGACGAACAGTTACATGTGAATTTATTTGCTCATATTTTTAAAGAGTTATTAAAGGAGAACCCAGAGCTAGATACTAGTGAAACAATCCAATTTGTACAAGGGGCGTTTCGAACAGCTGCAGAACTTGAGATTAAGTGGGGAAGAGCAATTATTGGTGATAAATTAGAAGGAATTCATATGAATGAGCTTGAAAGCTATATTAAATTCATTGCGAATAAGCGTGTGAATCAACTAGGAATTGAACGTCCTTTTGAAGGATACCGCCATAATCCAATGAAGTGGATTAAAGCATATGAAGATGTTGATAGTGGAAAAAGCGATTTCTTTGAGCAGAAGTCTCGACAATATGTGAAGGTGTCTGATGTAAACGGATTTGATGAACTATAA